A genomic region of Catalinimonas niigatensis contains the following coding sequences:
- the scpA gene encoding methylmalonyl-CoA mutase, which yields MKPDFFKHPFSYKTIVPEPERKGEAWNAPERISIASQYTSEDSKALEHLHFVAGVPPYLRGPYASMYATRPWTIRQYAGFSTAEESNDFYRKNLAAGQKGLSVAFDLATHRGYDSDHPRVAGDVGKAGVAIDTVEDMKILFDQIPLEKMSVSMTMNGAVVPIMAFFIVAAEEQGVSPEQLSGTIQNDILKEFMVRNTYIYPPEPSLRIIADIFAYTAQHMPRFNSISISGYHMHEAGAPADVELAYTLADGLEYVRTGLKAGLQIDDFAPRLSFFWGIGMHHFMEIAKLRAGRLLWAKLMQQFNPQNPKSLALRAHSQTSGYSLTEQDPFNNVARTCVEAMAAVFGGTQSLHTNSLDEAIALPTEFSARIARNTQLYLQEEIDITHIVDPWGGSHYVEYLTDALCRRALELINEVEALGGMAKAIEQGVPKMRIEEAAARKQARIDSGQEFIIGVNLYKVENAAGEAQSFDLREVDNAQVKASQLARLKAVKASRNEGEVGFALEALTQAAESKEGNLLSLAVEAARKRATLGEISDALEKAFGRYQATVRTISGVYAREVSDNQDFAEARRLSDAFAQMEGRRPRIMVAKMGQDGHDRGAKVIATSFADLGFDVDIGPLFQTPEEVARQAAENDVHLIGVSSLAGGHKTLIPLLFEELKNIGREDIEIIAGGVIPPKDYDFLYRAGVLKIFGPGTVIAKAAQEILRALMDTD from the coding sequence ATGAAGCCTGACTTTTTTAAGCATCCGTTTTCTTATAAGACAATTGTTCCTGAACCTGAACGGAAAGGTGAAGCCTGGAATGCACCAGAGAGGATTAGCATCGCCTCCCAGTATACCTCAGAAGATAGCAAAGCGCTTGAACATCTTCATTTTGTGGCCGGAGTTCCTCCTTACCTGCGTGGCCCCTATGCCAGCATGTATGCCACGCGTCCCTGGACCATCCGTCAGTATGCGGGCTTTTCTACTGCCGAAGAATCCAATGATTTCTACCGCAAAAATCTGGCAGCAGGGCAAAAAGGTTTGTCAGTTGCTTTTGATCTGGCTACCCACCGGGGCTATGATTCGGATCATCCACGGGTAGCCGGTGATGTGGGCAAAGCGGGCGTAGCCATTGATACCGTAGAGGACATGAAAATTCTCTTTGACCAGATTCCTCTGGAAAAGATGTCAGTTTCCATGACCATGAATGGAGCGGTTGTTCCCATCATGGCTTTCTTTATCGTGGCTGCTGAGGAGCAGGGGGTAAGCCCTGAACAGCTCAGCGGCACCATTCAGAATGACATTCTTAAGGAGTTTATGGTACGCAATACCTACATCTATCCGCCGGAGCCATCTCTACGCATCATCGCTGATATTTTTGCCTATACAGCGCAACACATGCCCCGCTTCAATTCCATCAGCATCAGCGGTTACCATATGCACGAAGCCGGAGCACCGGCAGATGTAGAGTTGGCCTATACTTTGGCCGATGGACTGGAATATGTGCGGACCGGTCTGAAAGCCGGATTGCAGATTGATGACTTTGCGCCGCGTCTGTCTTTCTTCTGGGGTATCGGCATGCATCACTTCATGGAAATTGCCAAACTAAGAGCCGGCCGCTTGCTTTGGGCAAAGCTCATGCAGCAGTTCAATCCTCAGAATCCCAAGTCTTTGGCTTTACGTGCGCATAGCCAGACCTCGGGTTACAGCCTTACCGAGCAGGACCCTTTCAACAACGTGGCCCGTACCTGTGTGGAAGCGATGGCTGCGGTCTTTGGAGGCACTCAGTCCTTGCATACCAATTCGCTGGACGAAGCCATTGCTTTGCCCACGGAGTTTTCTGCCCGTATCGCCCGCAACACACAGTTGTATTTGCAGGAAGAAATTGACATCACCCACATTGTAGACCCCTGGGGAGGTTCTCATTATGTAGAGTACCTGACCGATGCCCTTTGCCGTAGGGCACTTGAACTGATTAACGAAGTGGAAGCACTGGGCGGTATGGCCAAAGCCATTGAGCAGGGTGTACCCAAAATGCGGATAGAGGAAGCAGCAGCCCGTAAGCAGGCACGTATAGATTCCGGTCAGGAGTTTATCATTGGTGTTAACCTGTATAAGGTAGAGAATGCTGCTGGTGAAGCGCAATCTTTTGACCTTAGGGAAGTAGACAATGCGCAGGTGAAAGCTTCTCAGCTGGCCAGGCTCAAAGCGGTGAAAGCCAGCAGAAATGAAGGTGAAGTAGGCTTTGCCCTGGAGGCACTTACCCAGGCTGCGGAAAGCAAAGAAGGAAATTTGCTCAGCCTGGCGGTGGAGGCTGCCAGAAAAAGAGCTACCTTAGGGGAGATTTCAGATGCCCTGGAAAAGGCTTTTGGCCGCTACCAGGCTACTGTCAGAACCATTTCAGGAGTATACGCCAGAGAAGTGTCAGATAACCAGGATTTTGCCGAAGCCCGTAGGCTCTCCGACGCCTTTGCCCAAATGGAAGGACGCCGTCCCCGCATCATGGTTGCCAAGATGGGGCAGGATGGGCATGACCGTGGTGCCAAAGTCATTGCCACCAGCTTCGCTGACCTGGGCTTTGACGTAGACATAGGCCCTTTATTTCAAACCCCGGAAGAAGTGGCACGGCAGGCCGCCGAAAATGATGTGCATCTCATCGGCGTGTCCAGCCTGGCGGGTGGACATAAGACACTCATTCCCCTGCTGTTTGAAGAACTGAAGAACATTGGCAGAGAGGATATTGAGATCATTGCCGGAGGTGTGATTCCTCCTAAAGATTATGACTTCCTCTATCGGGCAGGCGTCCTGAAAATCTTTGGTCCAGGCACCGTTATCGCCAAAGCTGCCCAGGAAATCCTCCGGGCTTTGATGGATACGGATTGA